A genome region from Armatimonadota bacterium includes the following:
- a CDS encoding MBL fold metallo-hydrolase, whose amino-acid sequence MDFSVHSLGSGSSGNSMLVQAGGTKILLDAGLSVRQLQKRLSKFHVSLADLDAIFLTHEHGDHSKSAYILSRFYNIPVVANFATLSEIAFGQIPSNWLVIETGSSLALKDILVESFPVSHDAVEPVGYNVYYKFWKVSLVTDTGVARKDILEKVEGANLAIVESNHDVEKLINGPYPWFLKSRILSNRGHLSNEAAANLILEHASSGRPTCYWLAHLSETNNSPRLARKYVQRQLSKAGLRNAVLEVALRDTVSLTWRPGKRSYQRKLF is encoded by the coding sequence TTGGATTTCTCTGTTCATTCGCTGGGCAGCGGGAGTTCGGGAAACTCCATGCTGGTCCAGGCCGGGGGTACAAAAATTCTGCTTGACGCGGGTTTGTCTGTGCGGCAGCTCCAAAAGAGGCTGTCGAAATTCCACGTATCGCTGGCCGACCTAGACGCTATCTTTCTTACCCACGAACACGGTGACCATTCTAAAAGCGCCTATATATTATCTCGCTTTTACAATATCCCGGTTGTTGCGAACTTTGCTACTTTATCAGAAATTGCTTTCGGTCAAATTCCCTCAAATTGGTTGGTTATAGAGACCGGCTCGTCCTTAGCATTAAAGGACATTCTTGTCGAGTCATTCCCCGTTTCCCATGACGCGGTCGAGCCAGTGGGATATAACGTTTATTACAAGTTTTGGAAAGTGTCGTTGGTAACAGATACAGGGGTGGCCAGAAAAGATATCCTTGAGAAGGTTGAAGGTGCAAACTTAGCGATTGTTGAGTCAAATCACGATGTTGAAAAATTAATTAACGGCCCGTATCCATGGTTCCTCAAATCTCGAATATTGAGCAATCGCGGCCACCTTTCAAATGAAGCGGCGGCGAATCTGATATTAGAGCATGCATCGAGCGGCCGCCCTACATGTTATTGGCTTGCGCATCTTAGTGAAACGAACAACTCTCCTCGCTTGGCTCGCAAATATGTTCAACGCCAGCTTTCTAAAGCTGGTCTTAGGAATGCTGTACTTGAGGTAGCCCTTCGCGATACCGTAAGCCTAACCTGGCGGCCAGGCAAACGCAGTTATCAGCGAAAATTGTTCTGA
- the serC gene encoding 3-phosphoserine/phosphohydroxythreonine transaminase has protein sequence MARVYNFNAGPAALPLPVLEKAQAEMLDCGGEGMSVMEMSHRSKFYSALNDAAEENVRKLMGISDDYAVLFLQGGASLQFAMIPMNLRRKGKTADYIHTGSWSSKAIKEAKVTGSVNIAWDGKDENYMRIPKESELNLSPDAEYVHICSNETIGGIRYPTFPKTTAPLVADMSSEIMSRVIDVNQFGLIYAGAQKNLGPSGLALVIIRKDLMDRCPEDVPIFLRYKTHAEEKSLYNTPNTWAVYILKLVTDWVTSLGGIKAIQKINEAKAKAIYDVLDSSDFWITPADKESRSIMNVVWRLPSEELEEAFVNEAKKEGLVGLKGHRSVGGLRASIYNAVGQDAVDALVSFMKEFERKNG, from the coding sequence ATGGCACGAGTATACAACTTCAATGCCGGACCTGCCGCCCTCCCTCTCCCCGTTCTTGAGAAGGCACAGGCGGAAATGCTCGACTGTGGTGGCGAGGGCATGTCTGTCATGGAAATGTCCCATCGCTCGAAGTTCTACTCAGCGCTAAACGACGCGGCAGAGGAAAACGTCCGAAAGCTTATGGGAATCTCGGACGACTATGCCGTCCTCTTCCTCCAAGGAGGAGCAAGCCTCCAGTTCGCTATGATTCCAATGAATCTGCGCAGAAAGGGAAAGACGGCTGACTACATCCACACAGGAAGTTGGTCATCAAAAGCAATCAAAGAAGCTAAAGTTACAGGAAGTGTTAATATTGCTTGGGACGGCAAGGACGAAAACTACATGCGCATCCCGAAAGAGAGCGAGCTCAACTTGAGTCCTGATGCCGAATATGTACACATATGCTCAAATGAGACGATAGGAGGCATCCGCTATCCTACATTCCCAAAAACTACAGCCCCATTAGTCGCCGATATGTCTAGCGAGATAATGTCCAGAGTGATAGACGTAAATCAGTTTGGATTGATTTACGCTGGGGCGCAAAAAAATCTAGGGCCATCAGGATTAGCTCTCGTTATCATCCGAAAAGACCTGATGGATCGCTGTCCAGAAGACGTTCCCATATTCCTACGATACAAGACGCACGCAGAGGAAAAGAGCCTTTACAACACGCCGAATACATGGGCGGTCTACATTCTAAAGCTCGTGACCGATTGGGTAACCTCTCTCGGTGGCATAAAAGCAATACAAAAAATAAACGAAGCAAAAGCAAAGGCAATCTATGATGTGCTAGATTCAAGCGACTTTTGGATTACCCCTGCTGACAAGGAAAGCCGCTCAATTATGAACGTAGTTTGGCGCCTGCCAAGCGAGGAACTCGAAGAAGCCTTTGTCAATGAAGCTAAGAAAGAAGGATTAGTAGGTCTAAAAGGTCACCGATCTGTTGGTGGGCTCCGTGCAAGCATTTATAATGCCGTAGGTCAGGATGCTGTGGACGCCCTCGTCTCGTTCATGAAAGAGTTCGAGCGTAAGAACGGATAA
- a CDS encoding nodulation protein NfeD translates to MPKTFASFAPILAIILLSLSAMAASAPTVDIIRVEGPIGPAIAQYIHRAIEIAEQDNAQALIIKLETPGGLDDSMRAIVKDFFNSRVPIVVYVWPQGARAASAGAIITLASHIAAMSPGTAIGAAHPVNIGGEQVDKTMATKIENDAAAYARSIAKRRGRNVEWAEMIVRKSISSTEEEAIKKNVIDIIAKDMRDLLNQLDGRKVKTADGMHTINTKGATLKEIAPSIREKFLHIISNPNVAYILMLIAIYGIIFELNNPGSIFPGVIGGIALLLALYSFAILPINLTGILLIAFGIILFVTDLFVPGHGILTVGGIIAFIIGSLILFETRTPAMRISMTLVITMTILTAGFFLFALGAGARAQKLKVVTGAEGLVGQVVEARTDLNPKGKVFIEGEYWNAIAEGDPVKKGERVRIVAVDKLTLKVRKES, encoded by the coding sequence ATGCCTAAAACCTTTGCTTCCTTTGCACCGATTCTAGCAATTATACTTCTCTCATTATCGGCAATGGCAGCCTCTGCGCCTACAGTAGATATCATTCGAGTCGAAGGACCCATAGGTCCTGCCATTGCTCAATATATTCACCGAGCAATCGAAATTGCCGAGCAGGATAACGCGCAAGCGCTTATCATCAAACTGGAAACCCCTGGTGGCCTAGATGACTCGATGCGCGCCATAGTCAAAGACTTTTTCAACAGCCGTGTACCAATAGTGGTGTACGTTTGGCCCCAGGGTGCACGGGCGGCTTCGGCGGGTGCGATAATAACCCTCGCCTCCCATATTGCGGCAATGAGTCCAGGAACAGCCATTGGTGCGGCACACCCGGTCAACATCGGAGGCGAGCAGGTAGACAAAACCATGGCTACTAAAATTGAAAACGATGCCGCAGCCTACGCACGCTCCATTGCAAAACGACGTGGGAGGAATGTTGAATGGGCTGAGATGATTGTGCGCAAGAGCATTTCCTCAACAGAGGAGGAAGCTATAAAAAAGAATGTTATTGACATTATCGCCAAAGATATGCGCGACCTGCTCAATCAGCTTGATGGCCGAAAAGTCAAGACAGCCGATGGAATGCATACCATAAACACCAAAGGTGCAACTTTAAAAGAGATTGCGCCTTCAATTCGTGAAAAATTTCTCCATATAATAAGCAACCCCAATGTCGCTTATATACTTATGCTAATAGCAATATATGGAATTATTTTCGAATTAAACAATCCAGGTTCAATCTTCCCTGGAGTAATCGGCGGCATCGCCCTTTTACTGGCTTTATACTCGTTCGCCATTTTGCCAATCAACCTAACGGGAATTTTGCTAATCGCCTTTGGGATAATCCTTTTTGTAACAGATCTCTTTGTTCCAGGACACGGGATACTCACAGTAGGAGGGATTATTGCGTTTATTATAGGATCTTTAATCCTTTTTGAGACCAGGACGCCTGCCATGCGAATCTCGATGACACTTGTAATAACAATGACAATTCTGACTGCCGGATTCTTCTTGTTTGCGTTAGGTGCAGGCGCACGCGCCCAAAAACTCAAAGTAGTTACAGGTGCTGAAGGCTTAGTTGGCCAGGTAGTGGAAGCCAGAACCGACCTCAACCCTAAAGGCAAAGTGTTTATCGAAGGTGAATACTGGAACGCTATTGCTGAAGGCGACCCAGTAAAAAAGGGCGAGCGAGTTCGAATAGTTGCAGTTGATAAGCTAACACTTAAAGTTAGAAAGGAGAGCTAG
- a CDS encoding SPFH domain-containing protein, whose translation MTADVTITVIIVALFFFGAIVMPSAVRVIKEYERGVVLRWGRFSHVKLPGLRFIIPFVDTLFRIDLRIVTMDVPKQEMMTRDNVPVTVDAVVYFRVVNAQDAVLKIENFVKATALIAQTTLRSTVGQAMLDELLSEREKINEHLQTVIDEQTEPWGVKVTSVEIRDVILPDGMKRAMAKQAETERERRAKIINAEGEFQAAEKLAQAAAIISKEPAAIQLRFLQTLTEVASEHNSTTIFPVPIDLFEPFIKNLKENK comes from the coding sequence ATGACAGCAGATGTAACGATTACGGTAATAATTGTCGCACTTTTCTTTTTTGGTGCAATAGTAATGCCTTCTGCGGTGCGGGTAATCAAAGAATACGAACGAGGAGTTGTACTCAGGTGGGGACGCTTCAGTCATGTAAAATTGCCTGGCTTACGATTTATTATTCCGTTTGTAGACACTCTGTTTCGTATTGACCTACGCATTGTGACGATGGACGTACCCAAGCAGGAGATGATGACGAGGGATAATGTTCCAGTCACCGTTGATGCAGTTGTATACTTCCGCGTTGTAAATGCTCAAGACGCCGTTTTGAAGATTGAAAATTTTGTAAAAGCGACGGCTCTTATTGCCCAAACGACCCTTCGAAGCACCGTCGGTCAAGCAATGCTCGACGAGCTCCTATCCGAACGCGAAAAGATAAACGAACACCTTCAAACAGTCATTGACGAACAAACCGAGCCATGGGGTGTCAAGGTTACAAGCGTCGAGATTAGAGACGTTATCCTACCTGACGGCATGAAGCGCGCGATGGCAAAGCAGGCAGAGACCGAACGCGAGCGCCGCGCAAAGATCATCAATGCAGAAGGCGAATTCCAAGCAGCTGAGAAATTGGCTCAAGCCGCGGCGATTATTAGCAAGGAACCTGCAGCGATTCAGCTTAGATTCCTTCAGACACTTACTGAGGTCGCGAGCGAACATAACAGCACAACCATTTTCCCAGTACCAATAGATTTATTTGAACCCTTTATCAAGAATCTAAAAGAAAATAAATAG